Genomic window (Vigna radiata var. radiata cultivar VC1973A chromosome 1, Vradiata_ver6, whole genome shotgun sequence):
attCTGCTCCTCAAACTTATGAAACTTTCTATGGAttcggtgattttttttattacaattttagttaatttttatgtgttcgaataaagaaaaaaaaattgttaaaaattaaacaaaattagctaaaaaaatataagcgAATTCATTCTCAAACTTTTTAcacatttatttttccttttgagtactttattaaattttggtaACTATAGAAGACATTTAGGCAGgagagatattattattttttagtaaataaattttaagtaaattaatttataaaataatatttgtatttatttatatattttgaattcatCATATCTAACATTTTCCACaagtattcttttatttatccaTCAATACATGATATActtgattttgttgttgcatATATCTGCTAATGGTAATGAATTTGATATGAAGTGTTCACGTATGACAAAAGATACTTCAATGTTCTGGAGGTGAACAAGACAAACTACGAGAATTGCATAGACAGAGACTTCATAAGAAACGTGACAAGAGGTGGTCGTGATGTGGTGCAGATGACAGAGGCAAAGACCTATTACTACCTCTCAGGTGGAGGCTACTGTTTCCATGGCATGAAAGTTGCTGTGCATGTTCAACAACATCCTGCAATGGCACCAGCTCCATCCATGCCTGTCTCTGCTTCTCCTTTGCCCTCTCTCTCGTCTTCCTGCATTTCGATCATTCTCGTTAATGTCCTTTATTATGTCAACTTCCTTTTCATCGATGGTTCGTGTCTGCTGAGCTTTTCTTAGTATCATCTCCTGtgcttttaaattaaaaaaaaaaaaatcaatatatcaGTATATTTTTAAAGGCATACCAtacaaaacaattcaataaaaaatctaaatattcgATTATAAGATTATTAGGAAGAagtatgttgtttgttgttgaaaGGTACAATGGCTTGTGTTGTTGGTGAGATGTTTAGGATTTTAGGGTTTGTGGATGATGGTGAAGGAAAGACCTTGTTcatcttcttttatatatatatatatatatatatatatatatatatatatatatatatatatgctgattttatcttatcattttcttttttatgattgaagtatttatgtaaacattttttaaatcttgaaacctgttttaatttatctttaaaccTTTACTTGTTTTATTAAGTTTGAAGGGTTTTGGTTCCACACTTTGAACAGACTGATTTTGGTTAACTAGATCAGTTCGACGAACTAAATTAATTTGACGTAAACTTTTTGTCAATTAGGGTGTAGAGTGTTTTTAAGTCTGAATTAGAGTGTGTTGGTTTAAGATTTCATAATTAAGatgaaattgatatttaaattgtttatatcgtggattaattttataagtatatttaattcattGAATTATCTCTTAATGTAGATTTTAATTaggaatttatatatttcattctaATAACAGTATttactttgtatttttatataaaagtggaATAGTGTATTTTTTTGGTTAATTTAGttgtcttattttataaatcagtcaatgtgaattttttttgttaatattgtaTCGTTATATGTAAATAGgtggaattttaaatttttttaacattgtttttttttaaattaaaaaaatataaaaaatcaaaatttttccCATTGATACGTGACATGTATAAACATGATGTTgatgataatttaataaaagtgatcaaattgacaaattaaaccgttttaaaaaattaagagaactaaattgaataaaaaataagggAACAAAATTGTACTAACTAAACTAAGAAATACAGGTACGAAATATATAGTTAAGGCTAAACTATAACAAAGGAAAAATGGAGAAGATTAAGGTGGATTAAAGTTATCAACCTCCATACATGAATTGAAAGAATGTAAATTGTAGCGAGCTAAATTACTAAtggtaaaacaaaaattgatgaAGGAGATTTACAAAAGTGATGATGACCCAATCATTAATGAATTTGTCATTTTTGTATGGCGTTCTTATAGTTTGAATTCTAACTTCAATTTGTTacctttttatatttgaatccttcttttataagttaaaccaaattaaaataaaagaaaattcataaattatgatatttgctttaaa
Coding sequences:
- the LOC106757590 gene encoding lamin-like protein isoform X1 — its product is MLCPRTCLCWRLALYFNVLEVNKTNYENCIDRDFIRNVTRGGRDVVQMTEAKTYYYLSGGGYCFHGMKVAVHVQQHPAMAPAPSMPVSASPLPSLSSSCISIILVNVLYYVNFLFIDGSCLLSFS
- the LOC106757590 gene encoding lamin-like protein isoform X2 — translated: MSMLEIGFVNKTNYENCIDRDFIRNVTRGGRDVVQMTEAKTYYYLSGGGYCFHGMKVAVHVQQHPAMAPAPSMPVSASPLPSLSSSCISIILVNVLYYVNFLFIDGSCLLSFS